Proteins encoded within one genomic window of uncultured Desulfobacter sp.:
- a CDS encoding MFS transporter, whose product MQQKKIFYGWTIVAVAFLIGLTQAGVFQNVLSIFLKPMADEFGWNRSIITGSIAVGSLSGGILSPLVGPYLDRNGPRKAAFWGITILSAGLIALSQLSSVWQLYLFFGTGRMIASGLLALVVTVSVSNWFIEKRGRAMGISQLGSRIGIAFLPLLVQHIILSYGWRTAWAVLGIIVFAFSALPSLIFLKRRPEDVGLLPDGREPAERLEADEDKSDKPNKAVRYNLENEPVWTRQTAFRTVSFWQLVFVMCVIYLVGAGSNFHMFPFMTDQGLPATTAVLVITVLSVCAALGGVLFGFLAEKISVKILMGGVLITIAGLFFSVFWAVKKPAWMFIFAVVYGIIRGGVLPLIFLIWTEFYGRRSSGTVLGIAGPFRMAANAAGPVSAAIFFDLFHNYWIPFSAFTILLIMAGLVCLIAKPPVSPELTSDARQVKGED is encoded by the coding sequence ATGCAGCAGAAAAAAATTTTTTACGGCTGGACAATTGTTGCCGTGGCTTTTTTGATCGGTCTTACCCAGGCCGGTGTATTCCAGAATGTATTGTCTATCTTCCTCAAACCCATGGCTGATGAGTTCGGCTGGAATCGTTCCATCATCACCGGTTCCATTGCTGTGGGTTCCCTGTCCGGCGGCATCCTCTCCCCCCTGGTTGGTCCTTATCTGGATCGTAATGGCCCGCGAAAAGCGGCATTCTGGGGAATTACCATTTTAAGTGCGGGCCTGATTGCTCTGTCACAACTCTCTTCGGTCTGGCAGCTTTACCTGTTTTTCGGCACCGGCCGTATGATTGCCTCCGGTCTGCTGGCGCTGGTGGTCACGGTGAGTGTCTCCAACTGGTTCATTGAAAAACGGGGAAGGGCCATGGGAATATCCCAGCTGGGCAGCCGCATCGGCATCGCATTTCTGCCGTTATTGGTACAACATATCATTCTTTCCTATGGGTGGCGCACAGCCTGGGCTGTATTGGGAATCATTGTATTTGCGTTTTCGGCCCTGCCCAGTCTGATTTTTCTGAAACGAAGGCCCGAAGATGTTGGATTGCTGCCGGACGGCAGAGAACCGGCAGAAAGATTAGAGGCAGACGAAGATAAATCGGATAAACCAAACAAGGCGGTCCGCTATAATCTGGAAAATGAACCTGTGTGGACCCGGCAAACCGCATTTCGCACCGTTTCATTCTGGCAGCTTGTGTTTGTCATGTGTGTAATTTATCTAGTTGGGGCCGGGTCTAATTTCCACATGTTTCCATTTATGACGGACCAGGGATTGCCGGCAACCACGGCCGTGCTGGTTATCACCGTTTTGTCGGTTTGCGCCGCATTGGGTGGGGTGTTATTCGGTTTTCTGGCAGAAAAAATATCCGTGAAAATACTTATGGGCGGTGTGTTGATCACCATTGCCGGCCTCTTTTTCTCGGTTTTCTGGGCAGTCAAGAAACCGGCGTGGATGTTTATCTTTGCCGTTGTTTACGGCATCATCCGAGGCGGGGTGCTGCCGTTAATATTTTTGATTTGGACCGAATTTTACGGCAGAAGATCTTCGGGAACCGTGCTGGGCATTGCAGGTCCCTTCCGGATGGCTGCAAACGCCGCCGGACCGGTCTCAGCGGCGATTTTTTTTGATCTGTTCCATAACTACTGGATTCCGTTTTCAGCCTTCACCATTCTCTTGATCATGGCCGGCCTTGTGTGCCTGATCGCAAAACCGCCTGTCAGCCCGGAATTGACATCAGACGCCCGGCAAGTTAAAGGCGAAGACTAA
- a CDS encoding ABC transporter permease has protein sequence MGLLAATLKKELLLLIRDRMGLVLLFVMPAVLVTIICLVQAKVLNPITHVLVLDSDKKEIGKIIYKGLKDSDNIIAVKGEDVGCNTEAGAKALVNKGTYQFSIVIPEGCTDFAFDQARLFALAKKGTAGTNNKQITLYFDPSVQGGFRAAVLSAVSKVLLCLEYEIKLRQAVFPTDRRPDATPPDPWFDIKEAWATEFGFIKMPTSVQQNVPAWALFGIFFICVPLAGSMIQERENKTQDRLKTMPVPGFILILGKIVAYICVCLIQFFFVFLIGKFVFPLLGLPAFVVSGPWIAVLIIIAACAVAAANYGIMLGQLAGSYEQALVIGPTTIVIAAALGGIIVPVYLMPGPMQLISNLSPLAWALDAFYDILLRGKQIKAVLPEAGCLVLFGMAASGISYLSFKYKK, from the coding sequence ATGGGACTTTTAGCCGCCACATTAAAAAAGGAACTGCTTTTACTCATCCGGGACCGCATGGGCCTGGTGCTGTTGTTTGTCATGCCCGCCGTGTTGGTGACTATTATCTGTCTTGTACAGGCAAAAGTGCTGAATCCGATTACCCATGTTTTGGTTCTTGATAGCGATAAAAAAGAGATCGGAAAGATTATTTATAAGGGTTTAAAGGACTCGGACAATATTATTGCCGTGAAGGGTGAAGATGTCGGATGCAACACCGAGGCCGGGGCAAAAGCCTTGGTGAATAAAGGGACGTACCAGTTCAGTATTGTTATCCCCGAAGGCTGTACGGACTTTGCCTTTGATCAAGCCCGGCTGTTTGCTCTTGCAAAAAAAGGTACCGCTGGTACCAACAACAAACAGATTACTTTATATTTTGACCCTTCGGTCCAGGGAGGCTTTCGAGCTGCTGTGTTAAGTGCTGTCTCAAAGGTTCTTTTATGTCTGGAGTATGAGATTAAGCTCAGGCAAGCTGTTTTCCCCACAGACAGGCGGCCGGATGCAACGCCGCCTGATCCGTGGTTTGATATTAAAGAGGCCTGGGCAACGGAATTCGGATTCATAAAAATGCCCACATCGGTTCAGCAGAATGTGCCGGCCTGGGCCTTGTTCGGTATTTTTTTTATCTGTGTGCCCCTTGCCGGAAGCATGATTCAGGAGCGTGAAAATAAAACCCAGGACCGGTTGAAAACCATGCCCGTCCCTGGATTTATTTTGATTTTGGGAAAGATTGTTGCCTACATCTGTGTCTGCCTGATTCAGTTCTTCTTTGTGTTTTTGATCGGTAAATTTGTTTTTCCCCTTTTGGGTCTGCCTGCCTTTGTCGTAAGCGGCCCATGGATTGCCGTGCTTATTATCATTGCCGCATGTGCGGTGGCCGCTGCAAATTACGGCATTATGCTTGGGCAACTTGCAGGCTCCTATGAGCAGGCCCTTGTTATTGGTCCCACAACTATTGTGATTGCCGCAGCCCTTGGTGGCATCATCGTCCCTGTTTATCTGATGCCCGGCCCCATGCAGCTGATCAGTAATTTGTCTCCCCTGGCATGGGCCCTTGACGCATTCTACGATATCCTTTTGCGGGGAAAACAGATCAAAGCTGTTTTGCCTGAAGCAGGTTGTCTGGTACTATTTGGTATGGCTGCTTCGGGGATTTCCTATCTCTCTTTTAAATACAAAAAATAA
- a CDS encoding ABC transporter ATP-binding protein — protein MPADDPQSVLKVSNLGKRYPSSRKDVLADLNLRVEKGEIFGLLGPNGAGKTTTISILSTLIKPTRGSVKICGVDALAHPLKVRPLISLIPQEIALFSKLTGRENMVYFGTLFGLNKTALELKITETLGLLDLDAFADQLISKCSGGIQRRFNIACGILHDPALIFLDEPTVGMDVYSRNALLDRIQQLSLKGSTLIYTTHYMEEAEKICSRVLIMDKGVCLAQGRTDDLISGIGKCRNLNELFLKATGKKR, from the coding sequence TTGCCGGCTGATGATCCTCAATCTGTTCTTAAGGTCAGTAATTTGGGGAAACGCTATCCGAGCAGTCGGAAAGATGTCCTGGCTGACCTGAATTTACGGGTTGAAAAAGGCGAGATTTTTGGATTATTAGGGCCTAACGGCGCCGGAAAAACAACAACCATCTCCATTTTGTCCACCCTGATAAAGCCCACCCGGGGCAGTGTGAAAATCTGCGGTGTGGACGCCTTGGCACATCCACTTAAAGTCAGGCCTCTTATCAGCTTGATCCCCCAGGAAATCGCCTTGTTTTCAAAACTCACCGGACGGGAAAATATGGTTTATTTCGGTACGTTATTTGGGCTTAACAAAACAGCGTTGGAATTAAAAATTACAGAAACCTTAGGCCTGTTAGATCTGGATGCGTTTGCCGATCAGCTGATCTCAAAATGTTCCGGCGGTATTCAACGCAGGTTTAATATTGCCTGCGGAATTTTGCATGATCCGGCACTGATATTCCTGGATGAACCCACAGTGGGTATGGATGTCTACTCCCGCAACGCATTGCTTGACCGGATTCAGCAGTTAAGCCTTAAGGGCAGCACCCTGATCTATACGACCCATTACATGGAAGAGGCTGAAAAAATATGTTCACGGGTTTTGATCATGGATAAAGGCGTTTGTCTTGCCCAGGGGCGAACCGATGATCTGATCAGCGGCATCGGCAAATGCCGTAATCTCAACGAGCTGTTTTTAAAGGCCACAGGAAAAAAAAGATAG
- a CDS encoding response regulator has translation MNKKLFNIIFSIFAFFGVVAVLGSVFVFNILQEIETGLPVDIIAQHRGITSLIKSQSDLLTSLEKLAVDPSFINLDELTLALDVADSTLASYEKNKNQNQIRQMEPICLEFRNILKDIDQLLAASPVVNTVSAGHLSIRLANTLDLVRNVYMQISRDTHMLLSGQVKQVERLRLSTLTIIVLVAASLCVMMVLILVQYKTISLLTITQTRLREAKDIAEEATRAKSSFLANMSHEIRTPMNAIIGMTHLALKSGLTTKQKDYLTKVDAAARSLLGLINDILDFSKIEAGKLALEFVPFNLDQVIGEACDLSSFNACDKGLELLINVSPDVPKNLIGDALRLKQVIVNLIGNAVKFTEQGEIEISCRLEEENKDVLVLHFSVKDTGIGMTPGQQGRLFKAFSQADSSTTRKYGGTGLGLTICKRLTEMMGGNIGVRSSYGKGSTFFFTVALRLDHQAEHRPSLKAEDDLCRNKVLVVDDNETAREIFQAYLESSGFQVTAVEDGHSAVKMFEEHSREVPFGIVLLDWKMPDMDGIETCKRIRTLPHTGSEPKIILATVYGFDEVQEKFNDAVFDGFVTKPATQSTLFDTILQAFGRGLPKTPGQMTRRLDQAAFFPGARILLAEDNKINQQIALELLKPTGALVDVADNGCQAVRMANADAYDLVLMDIQMPELNGLQATQEIRVTLDSKNLPIIAMTAHAMAGDREKSLAAGMQDHVTKPIDPDALYSALAQWIPEKKRNHPTKQEEGLKVHDNAGRTNVDIPIDLPGIDIDKGLRNVNDNQQFYRNLLFKFKRDYADAPQKIQKFIDREDFPEARRLAHSVKGLAGSLGASALQKAGQVLESGLRENKPVKATLAHFSDQMQKIQQGLNGIDMRPENDPLPEASGDLSSRDQLFEAMELLIAKIQTSEPKPMKTAMKEVKSLGWPDSLKAELNALDEQINRYRFKAALATAGKIVEKLG, from the coding sequence ATGAATAAGAAATTATTTAATATCATTTTTTCTATTTTCGCATTCTTTGGTGTTGTGGCGGTTCTCGGCAGTGTGTTTGTGTTCAACATTCTCCAGGAAATTGAAACCGGCCTGCCCGTGGATATCATTGCCCAGCATCGCGGCATAACCAGCCTGATAAAGAGTCAGTCCGATTTATTAACCAGTTTGGAGAAATTGGCTGTTGATCCTTCTTTCATCAATCTGGATGAACTGACCCTGGCCCTTGATGTGGCGGACAGCACCCTGGCATCCTATGAAAAAAACAAAAATCAAAACCAGATCAGACAAATGGAACCGATCTGTCTGGAATTTAGAAATATTTTGAAAGATATTGATCAACTATTGGCAGCATCCCCGGTGGTTAACACGGTTTCAGCCGGCCATCTTTCCATTCGTCTGGCCAATACCCTTGATCTTGTTCGCAATGTTTATATGCAAATAAGCCGTGATACCCATATGCTTCTATCAGGACAGGTGAAGCAGGTCGAACGGCTTCGCTTGAGTACTTTGACCATCATTGTTCTTGTTGCCGCATCGTTGTGTGTCATGATGGTGCTGATACTGGTTCAGTACAAAACCATATCCCTGCTGACGATAACCCAAACCCGCCTGAGAGAAGCCAAAGACATCGCTGAAGAAGCAACCCGGGCAAAAAGCAGCTTTCTGGCCAATATGAGCCACGAAATCCGGACCCCAATGAATGCCATCATCGGGATGACCCATCTGGCATTGAAATCCGGATTGACGACCAAACAAAAGGATTATCTGACCAAGGTCGATGCCGCCGCCCGATCACTTCTTGGATTGATAAACGACATTCTGGACTTTTCGAAAATTGAAGCCGGAAAACTGGCGCTTGAATTCGTCCCCTTTAATCTTGATCAAGTCATTGGCGAGGCCTGTGACCTTTCATCTTTTAACGCCTGTGACAAGGGCTTGGAACTTTTGATCAATGTTTCACCGGATGTACCTAAAAATTTGATCGGTGACGCCTTGAGGCTCAAACAAGTTATTGTCAACCTGATTGGTAATGCCGTCAAATTCACCGAACAGGGAGAAATCGAAATATCCTGCCGACTGGAAGAGGAGAACAAAGATGTTTTGGTTCTTCATTTCTCAGTCAAAGATACCGGTATCGGTATGACCCCTGGGCAGCAGGGCCGGTTGTTCAAAGCATTCTCCCAGGCAGACAGTTCCACCACCCGGAAATACGGCGGGACCGGCCTGGGGTTGACCATTTGCAAACGGCTGACTGAAATGATGGGTGGGAATATCGGCGTCAGGTCATCCTATGGGAAGGGATCGACATTCTTTTTTACTGTTGCCTTACGTTTGGACCACCAGGCAGAACACCGCCCAAGCCTCAAAGCAGAAGATGATTTGTGCAGGAATAAAGTGCTTGTTGTGGATGATAACGAGACGGCCCGGGAAATATTTCAGGCCTATCTTGAAAGCAGCGGATTTCAAGTCACTGCGGTTGAAGATGGTCACTCGGCAGTGAAAATGTTTGAAGAACACAGCCGGGAGGTGCCTTTTGGCATTGTGCTTCTGGATTGGAAAATGCCGGACATGGACGGCATTGAAACCTGCAAACGTATTCGCACCCTGCCGCATACAGGATCTGAGCCCAAGATCATTTTGGCCACGGTATACGGGTTTGATGAGGTTCAAGAAAAATTTAATGATGCCGTTTTTGACGGTTTTGTGACCAAACCGGCAACACAGTCCACATTATTTGATACCATACTCCAGGCATTTGGGCGTGGCTTACCAAAAACGCCCGGACAAATGACAAGGCGTTTGGACCAGGCGGCGTTTTTCCCTGGTGCGCGTATTCTTCTGGCTGAAGACAATAAAATTAATCAACAGATCGCATTGGAGCTGCTTAAACCCACCGGTGCCTTGGTGGACGTTGCCGACAACGGGTGCCAGGCAGTCCGCATGGCCAATGCCGATGCGTATGATTTAGTGCTTATGGATATCCAAATGCCTGAGCTGAATGGATTGCAGGCCACGCAGGAAATCCGCGTAACCCTGGACAGTAAGAATTTGCCCATCATCGCGATGACCGCCCATGCCATGGCCGGAGACAGGGAAAAGAGCCTTGCTGCCGGGATGCAGGACCATGTCACAAAACCCATTGATCCTGATGCACTCTACAGCGCTTTGGCCCAGTGGATACCCGAAAAAAAAAGAAACCATCCCACAAAACAAGAGGAGGGCCTTAAAGTACACGATAATGCCGGCCGGACAAATGTAGATATTCCCATTGACCTGCCCGGTATAGATATTGACAAGGGGTTGCGCAACGTCAACGACAATCAGCAATTCTACCGCAATCTGCTTTTTAAATTCAAACGGGATTATGCTGATGCCCCGCAAAAGATCCAGAAATTCATTGACAGGGAAGATTTTCCGGAAGCCCGGCGGCTGGCCCATTCTGTAAAGGGGCTTGCCGGCAGTCTGGGGGCGTCCGCATTACAGAAAGCCGGTCAGGTTCTTGAAAGCGGCTTAAGAGAAAATAAACCGGTTAAAGCTACATTGGCGCACTTTTCGGATCAAATGCAAAAGATACAGCAGGGTCTTAACGGCATCGACATGCGGCCGGAGAATGACCCTTTGCCTGAAGCTTCCGGTGATCTGTCATCCCGTGATCAATTGTTTGAAGCCATGGAACTGCTGATAGCCAAAATTCAGACATCTGAACCCAAACCCATGAAAACGGCAATGAAAGAAGTCAAATCCCTTGGATGGCCGGATTCATTAAAGGCGGAATTAAACGCTTTGGACGAACAGATAAACAGATACCGGTTTAAGGCCGCCCTGGCAACTGCGGGTAAAATTGTGGAAAAGCTTGGCTGA
- a CDS encoding BtrH N-terminal domain-containing protein — protein MRIDFKHTQSAHCECGVTANLINHAVKDSDQQLSEALAFGIGQGIFFGYLPFIKVNELPLTTFRCPVGKIFKSVTRALGIGVKWQKFSSVPKAMDALDRELDQGHPVGCRTGGYWLPYFPPALRFHFNMHNIVVIGKEGGNYIISDPVFPSLVECSSKDLALARFAKGALAPKGSMYRITRVPETIDLKPALFTGIKGAAKSMVKTPVPFLGTRGIRFLGKCVENWPKKFGNEKTVLLLGQLIRMQEEIGTGGGGFRFMYSAFLQQAARILDDPRLTTMAEQMTASGDQWRRFAVKAARHCKGRATRDDSVQAMREVLNSCADIETRTFKELLSIAG, from the coding sequence ATGAGAATTGATTTTAAACATACCCAGTCCGCCCATTGTGAATGCGGGGTTACTGCAAATCTGATCAACCATGCCGTAAAAGACAGTGATCAACAGCTTTCAGAGGCCCTGGCATTTGGCATTGGCCAGGGCATCTTTTTTGGATACCTGCCGTTTATTAAAGTTAATGAACTGCCGTTGACAACCTTTCGGTGCCCGGTGGGCAAAATATTTAAAAGTGTGACCCGCGCTTTGGGCATTGGGGTCAAATGGCAAAAGTTTTCAAGTGTGCCCAAAGCCATGGATGCCCTGGACAGAGAACTTGACCAGGGACACCCTGTGGGATGCCGGACCGGCGGATACTGGTTGCCGTATTTTCCCCCGGCGTTGAGATTTCATTTTAACATGCACAATATCGTGGTGATTGGCAAAGAGGGGGGTAATTATATCATCAGTGACCCGGTTTTCCCTTCCCTCGTAGAGTGCTCGTCTAAGGATCTGGCCCTGGCCCGGTTTGCAAAGGGAGCCCTGGCCCCCAAAGGAAGTATGTACCGTATCACCCGTGTTCCTGAAACAATTGATTTAAAACCCGCCCTGTTCACCGGGATCAAGGGTGCGGCAAAAAGTATGGTAAAAACGCCTGTGCCGTTCCTGGGCACCCGGGGGATTCGTTTCTTAGGAAAGTGTGTTGAAAATTGGCCCAAAAAATTTGGCAATGAAAAAACAGTACTCCTTTTAGGGCAGCTCATACGGATGCAAGAAGAGATTGGTACCGGCGGAGGCGGCTTTCGTTTTATGTATTCGGCATTCCTCCAGCAGGCCGCCCGGATATTGGATGACCCGCGGTTGACCACCATGGCTGAACAGATGACGGCTTCTGGAGATCAGTGGCGCAGATTTGCCGTCAAGGCCGCAAGGCATTGTAAGGGCCGGGCGACCCGGGATGACTCGGTACAGGCCATGCGTGAGGTTCTCAATAGCTGCGCAGATATTGAAACCCGCACCTTTAAGGAGCTTTTGTCCATTGCCGGCTGA
- a CDS encoding phosphopantetheine-binding protein produces the protein MLEKELLTTIVELCNVQEDILDDFPMDSPLVGPDSLLGLDSLDAVEIVVMVQDVYDVRIDTQDQAREILATVKSLADYIRERGGAD, from the coding sequence ATGCTGGAAAAAGAGTTGTTAACAACCATTGTCGAACTATGTAATGTGCAGGAAGATATTCTGGATGACTTTCCGATGGACTCCCCCCTGGTGGGACCGGATTCACTGCTTGGGCTGGATTCCCTGGACGCCGTTGAAATTGTTGTCATGGTCCAGGATGTCTATGATGTCCGCATCGACACCCAGGACCAGGCACGTGAGATTTTAGCAACGGTTAAATCGCTTGCCGATTATATCCGGGAAAGGGGCGGTGCCGATTAA
- a CDS encoding ABC transporter substrate-binding protein — MKHTFHFPPIVLLIILVAVVGNVCFHPGAAFGKQPCDLLFFSTQLTPFDEAEKMRNMLLKGFGKKVMFKPEDNRLVFEKVIAGSGGDRPDLIGGGHGDFISLKSHNILMDLSSFGTLWEKNKILEKYVDMAKIDNNFQYYIPWMQATYIMVANKKSLSFLPKGADINHLSFDQLFAWAKNINKITGKNRLGFPGAKKGLMHRFLQGCLYPSFTGGMVTGIDTSDCIVMWRYFKKLWGCVNEWSLSFSHMEEPLLSDEVWIAWDHTARLINVFKSRPDDFIAFPCPVGPKGRGFMVVLAGLGIPDYAENKQTAMQLIHYLTSPAVQYQMPSSIGFFPVVNAKGGMNMSKGMQNIYNAVLRQSASSDAVMAMLPSGLGRFNEAFNTSYLVTFSQIVLRNKDIPSVVTRQINRLEQVFELTHAPCWPPDGYSSGPCRVNLTGEIPGRKTNE; from the coding sequence TTGAAACATACTTTTCATTTCCCACCTATCGTTCTCTTAATCATACTGGTTGCCGTTGTGGGAAATGTCTGTTTCCATCCAGGCGCTGCCTTTGGAAAACAGCCCTGTGATCTGCTCTTTTTTTCCACCCAGTTGACCCCTTTTGACGAGGCCGAGAAAATGCGCAATATGTTGCTGAAAGGGTTTGGGAAAAAGGTGATGTTTAAGCCCGAGGATAACAGGCTGGTTTTTGAAAAGGTTATTGCCGGCTCCGGCGGTGACCGGCCGGACCTGATCGGCGGCGGTCATGGAGACTTCATTTCTTTAAAATCCCACAATATTTTAATGGACCTTTCTTCATTTGGCACGTTGTGGGAAAAAAATAAAATCCTTGAAAAATATGTTGATATGGCGAAAATTGATAACAATTTTCAGTACTATATTCCCTGGATGCAGGCAACCTATATCATGGTTGCAAACAAAAAATCTCTTTCGTTTCTGCCCAAAGGGGCGGATATTAATCATCTGTCATTTGATCAATTGTTTGCCTGGGCAAAAAATATAAATAAAATCACGGGAAAAAACCGATTAGGTTTTCCCGGTGCAAAAAAAGGGCTGATGCATCGTTTTTTGCAAGGATGCTTATACCCGTCATTTACCGGTGGTATGGTCACCGGGATTGACACCAGTGACTGCATTGTCATGTGGCGCTATTTTAAAAAACTGTGGGGCTGTGTGAACGAGTGGTCCCTTAGTTTCAGCCATATGGAAGAACCCCTCCTGTCCGATGAGGTATGGATCGCATGGGACCATACCGCAAGGCTTATCAATGTGTTTAAATCAAGGCCTGATGATTTTATTGCATTTCCCTGTCCGGTTGGGCCAAAAGGCAGGGGGTTCATGGTTGTACTGGCCGGACTGGGTATCCCAGATTATGCTGAAAATAAACAAACGGCAATGCAATTGATTCACTATTTAACCAGTCCGGCCGTCCAGTATCAAATGCCGTCCAGTATCGGTTTCTTTCCAGTGGTCAATGCCAAGGGAGGCATGAATATGTCAAAAGGGATGCAGAACATATACAATGCAGTTCTCAGACAGTCAGCAAGCAGCGATGCCGTTATGGCAATGCTTCCTTCAGGTCTTGGCCGTTTCAATGAAGCGTTTAATACATCCTATCTTGTAACTTTTTCACAGATCGTGCTGAGGAACAAAGATATTCCTTCTGTTGTGACCCGGCAGATCAACCGGCTTGAACAAGTCTTTGAGCTGACCCATGCTCCCTGCTGGCCACCCGATGGCTACAGCTCCGGACCGTGCAGGGTAAATTTGACGGGCGAAATTCCCGGACGCAAGACCAATGAATAA